The following are from one region of the Aspergillus luchuensis IFO 4308 DNA, chromosome 4, nearly complete sequence genome:
- a CDS encoding putative MFS transporter (COG:G;~EggNog:ENOG410PIP0;~InterPro:IPR011701,IPR036259;~PFAM:PF07690;~TransMembrane:11 (o88-108i120-141o147-167i179-200o212-234i286-310o322-339i346-366o372-396i408-428o440-462i);~go_function: GO:0022857 - transmembrane transporter activity [Evidence IEA];~go_process: GO:0055085 - transmembrane transport [Evidence IEA]), with protein MSGEKNLDHAESVQDVEVAPQVTQESYTGIELNTREKALVWKQDLRIVPLCAGIYLLCYLDRSNIGNAKILNQDTGNDLLSETHMTSYQYTVALMVFLIAYALFEVPSNYLLKKLKPSRWIGFLMLSWGATTMGLGGSHNFSQVTGIRFLLGATEAGLFPGLVYYLTFWYRNSERSMRVALILASATLAGAFGGAIAYGVGHMNEVRGLSAWRWLFIIEGAPSCASAFLVWFFLPDYPESASWLSPEEKDLAIHRLREEGSHGAAKAMSWEEAKEILTEWRLYAHYIVYFGISTPFSSLSLFTPAIVSGLGYEDLRAQLMTVPPWAAAYVVTTVVAWSADHFNSRGLHSALFAFIGAMGFLASAVLPADAYLHRYGCLVVAASGSFACIPPLLGWLSANIRSTAGTGLAIALNVSFGAPGQIVGVWIYKSDEEKKGYPTGHWTNAALLLMVTVGCILLRLYYGWRNKGTKGGERFAY; from the exons ATGAGTGGAGAAAAGAACTTGGACCATGCTGAGAGCGTCCAGGATGTTGAAGTTGCTCCGCAA GTCACGCAAGAGAGCTATACTGGGATAGAACTCAACACTCGCGAGAAAGCCCTGGTCTGGAAGCAAGACTTGAGAATTGTGCCACTCTGCGCGGGCATCTATCTTCTCTGCTATCTGGATCGTTCCAACATAG GAAATGCCAAAATCCTCAACCAAGACACCGGCAACGATCTCCTCTCGGAGACGCATATGACTTCGTACCAGTACAC TGTCGCGCTCATGGTGTTCTTGATCGCGTATGCGCTGTTCGAAGTGCCCTCCAATTATCTGCTTAAAAAGTTGAAGCCCAGC AGATGGATCGGATTCCTCATGCTGTCCTGGGGAGCTACCACAATGGGCTTGGGCGGCTCGCACAACTTCTCCCAAGTGACTGGTATTCGGTTCCTGCTCGGAG CCACGGAGGCCGGCCTTTTCCCCGGACTCGTCTACTACCTGACCTTCTGGTATCGCAATTCAGAGCGGTCCATGCGCGTCGCTCTCATCCTAGCATCCGCCACCCTCGCGGGTGCTTTCGGCGGTGCCATTGCGTACGGCGTAGGACATATGAACGAGGTCCGCGGGCTATCAGCATGGCGATGGCTGTTCATCATCGAAGGCGCTCCGTCGTGTGCCTCGGCATTCCTCGTTTGGTTCTTCCTCCCTGACTATCCCGAGTCGGCGTCGTGGCTCAGCCCGGAAGAGAAGGATCTTGCTATCCACCGATTGAGAGAGGAAGGCTCCCATGGAGCGGCCAAGGCCATGAGctgggaagaagcaaaggAGATCCTGACGGAGTGGAGACTATACGCGCATTATATA GTATATTTCGGCATCTCGACCCCCTTCTCCagtctttccctcttcactCCTGCCATCGTTAGTGGCCTTGGATATGAGGATCTGCGGGCCCAACTCATGACAGTACCGCCATGGGCTGCTGCCTATGTGGTGACTACTGTCGTTGCATGGTCCGCCGACCACTTCAACAG CCGTGGTCTGCACTCCGCCCTCTTTGCCTTTATCGGAGCCATGGGCTTCCTCGCATCGGCTGTCCTTCCCGCAGACGCATACTTG CACCGATACGGCTGTCTTGTAGTCGCAGCAAGCGGCTCCTTTGCCTGCATCCCGCCATTACTCGGCTGGCTATCTGCCAATATCCGCTCGACAGCAGGGACTGGCCTAGCCATTGCATTGAACGTGTCATTCGGGGCGCCGGGACAAATCGTAGGGGTATGGATATACAAgtccgacgaggagaagaagggttATCCGACGGGACACTGGACGAAtgcggcgctgctgctgatggttACGGTGGGGTGTATTCTGCTGCGACTGTATTATGGATGGAGGAACAAGGGGACCAAGGGTGGTGAAAGGTTCGcctattga
- a CDS encoding uncharacterized protein (COG:S;~EggNog:ENOG410PSCM), whose translation MATKTSQAAKESKLWQDRLKIYCLENKLEEPFYNYESDRRGGRTAWTSKVTVRHHVPGVPWTIAGRYFFDGDNNAREDAAEVAWRKLTNNP comes from the exons atggccaccAAGACTTCGCAGGCCGCAAAGGAAAGCAAGCTATGGCAGGACAGACTTAAGA TATACTGCCTGGAGAACAAATTGGAGGAGCCGTTTTACAATTACGAATCTGATCGTCGAG GAGGTCGCACAGCTTGGACCTCCAAGGTCACCGTTCGGCACCATGTCCCGGGAGTCCCGTGGACGATTGCGGGACGATACTTCTTCGATGGTGATAATAATGCCCGAGAAGATGCTGCTGAGGTCGCCTGGAGGAAGTTGACCAACAACCCTTGA
- a CDS encoding uncharacterized protein (COG:S;~EggNog:ENOG410PK8J) — translation MGSHGASSYRNGSRTGGSSSSTNSDVSERSKSTAPTIYSDRPTPLHRGGIDMDVYDEEDPKASVSTYASTIPSENDPPETPRYEVIDRQLDVFSTDVVPSDPSTFGQLFPSSRRLLIRHDDATLDGNMNLRVDTMVPQRGGYQQDVTLFHLRMYDLFTRKCSFRRYCRDSGREVCHSERRPVASSSDRHPVFRRSWGSVLASLRPGSSGHGSLPSHEHKRQDSGYRSAEDDEEYFEDKHSEHRGGGDRHFVLTDSTLLEFSNYAHVELRRRGAGLSKRYEFEYWSTRYQWRRECRKDGDLREVSYHLVNTRTSKTVAHIVPEILTPMEAAEEEKKGGWVPPSSMWISDPSVYEKMPDVADVFVATGLISFVDDCIRRRWHTKRPSQFIQPMRSTLSKSIELMGPRRFLDEVFHRRGSA, via the exons ATGGGATCCCATGGTGCATCGTCTTACCGGAATGGTTCGAGGACCGGTGGCAGTTCCAGTTCCACTAACAGTGATGTCTCGGAACGCTCGAAAAGCACGGCCCCTACGATCTACAGCGATCGACCCACTCCCCTTCACAGAGGAGGTATAGACATGGACGTttacgatgaagaagatcctaAAGCCTCGGTGTCGACCTACGCCTCTACCATCCCGTCGGAAAATGATCCCCCAGAGACCCCGCGCTACGAAGTAATCGACCGTCAGCTGGACGTGTTCTCAACAGATGTTGTCCCTTCCGACCCGTCAACTTTTGGGCAGctattcccttcctctcgaCGACTCCTGATTCGACACGACGATGCGACACTCGATGGAAACATGAACCTCCGCGTCGACACGATGGTGCCGCAAAGAGGTGGGTATCAGCAAGATGTAACTTTGTTCCATCTTCGCATGTATGACCTGTTTACGCGAAAGTGCTCCTTCCGACGCTACTGTCGAGACTCTGGGCGGGAAGTGTGCCACTCAGAACGACGGCCTGTCGCATCGAGTTCGGACAGGCATCCGGTGTTTCGACGGTCGTGGGGTAGTGTGCTGGCTAGCTTGCGGCCGGGTTCAAGTGGCCACGGATCACTGCCTAGCCACGAGCATAAGCGCCAGGACTCGGGCTATAGGTcggcggaagatgatgaagaataTTTTGAGGACAAGCACTCAGAACACAGAGGTGGCGGGGATCGCCATTTTGTGCTAACCGATAGCACTTTACTGGAATTTTCAAATTATGCTCACGTAGAGCTGAGGCGCCGAGGTGCAGGTCTCTCCAAGCGATATGAATTTGAGTACTGGTCGACCCGGTACCAATGGAGACGCGAGTGTCGAAAAGATGGAGACTTGCGCGAAGTCTCCTATCACCTGGTTAACACACGCACATCCAAGACCGTCGCTCATATCGTCCCAGAGATCCTGACCCCGATGGAGGcagctgaggaggagaaaaagggaggATGGgttccaccatcatccatgtgGATCAGTGACCCGTCAGTGTATGAGAAGATGCCCGACGTCGCCGA TGTGTTTGTTGCCACAGGCCTAATATCTTTTGTTGACGATTGCATTCGCCGCCGATGGCACACGAAGAGACCGTCCCAATTCATCCAGCCGATGCGATCAACCCTCTCGAAGAGTATTGAGCTCATGGGTCCCCGGCGATTTCTCGATGAGGTGTTCCACCGACGAGGGTCCGCATAA